The genomic stretch GTAATTCCCTACATATCCTCTAATTCCCAGTTACACTGAAAAAGTATTAATAAAATGATACagacataaaaacatttgaTCACGTGCTAACATATGACCATGGTCTGTTTTAGGGAGGGTGTTCTAACATATATAAGCCACAATGACTTTAACATGTTTTTAGCAGTAGTGTCTATAGATTCTTGGAGGCTTGTTTTAACTAGCAATGATTCTATCTGTGAATACAGCTTTCaaaccatccattcattcacttctgctcatcctgttcagggccgcgggggggctggagcctatcccagctgacataaggtgagaggcaggtacacctgtacaggtcgccagcctgacgcagggccaacacagagagacagacaacatccacactcacattcacacctacgggcaatttagagtttccaattaacctaaccccagtaagtgcatgtgtttggactgtgggaggaaacccacgcagacacggggagaacatgcaaactccacacagagagggagggagggggctGGGcaaaggtggaatcgaacccaccctgtgaggcagcagtgctaaccaccgcgccaccatgctgccagcTTTTAAACCTGAcccaaaataacaacaacaggaGGGATTTAAACTGACCTTATCAATCAGCCTACAGACTGTTCCATTTATAACTAGACACACAAGTACAAGACACAGAGTGGCCTTCACAGTACATTAGACAGAGTGGGAAATTTAGTCAACCAGAGTCACTCACATCTCTCATCTCATAAACCTGCTGGAAGCTGGACTCCAGGAAGGGCTGGAAGGCAACGCTGTGAGGGAAACCACAGCAACAAgagcaaaaattacacattcACACCCAAAACCACAAAAACCCCACAGCAACCCCCTCATTATGAACATGTTTTACCCAGTGTTGAAGGCAATCTCTCCCAGAGCCTCGCAGGCATCCTCCTTTTCATCAATGTAGGCGTTCTCCACGCTGAACCTGAGAGATGGACACGGGGGGGTAATCAGGGTCAGTGAGACCAGTGTAGTAAATGTTCatgaatgtgcgtgtgtgcacgtgcGAGCCCAACCCGGCAACGTCATGGACATCTGTCTCTTTGTCATCTTCTAAAAAATCCTCAGTATCGTTTTCCTGATCGCCCTCTTCATCACCTTCGTCATCATCTAGCAGAACAAACGTCTTGTCCTCCTCGAGGTGTGCCTGAAAataaagagaggaggaggagggaaagtcaaacacacatttttaatcgCAAGTGCTTCAAAACACGAGTGTTATGTTGGTCATTTCTACCGTGATGCCTTCACTGGATTTGAGGGCGAACAGCATGACAGTTGTTATGGCGGTGAGGTGAGGAGTCAGGCACTCAGGGCTGACTGTGGATACAGCAGAATAGAGGCTGTACCTAAAAGATGGAGGAATGGAGAGGTGTGAACAGCTAGCAAACAagttgcagtttttctctattaTTTTGTGAAGAGctctgacagcaggggggaaaaACGCCTCCCCTGAAATGAAGACgagttaaaatgttttgttcaaTAATGGACCGTTACACACGTGCAGCGTCGTAGGTCAGGGTCATCGTTGGTATCGGTGAGGTTGAGGCCCAGCTGGACACACTCAGCAGCAAGAGGACTGAAGACATCTTTGCCAACGGTGCGGGCCAGAACCGAGAGAGTGCCTGAACACAACAACAGAACAagatcatcatccatccattcattcattcgtgCTGCTGACTTAGTGAGAGTACGGAGTGAGACAAGCCTAAAGAAATCAAACGAGACACTACCAGAGAAGATGAGGTCAAAAAGCTTTCTGTTCTAAGAAGAACAAACTTGGAGTTTACTTACCCAAAGACTGAGTTTGTAAAGACCTCATTTCCTCTGTGGTGGTGGTCAGGAAGCCCTTCAGACTTTCAATAACTGGACTGAAGTAGGGCACCAGCAGCTCCTTGGCAGCGTTGGCTGTTAAAGGCATTTTGGGATTCGTTTTCATTTAAGCAATAAGCTCCAGCTTGTGTCTTAAGGCTGTTTAACCATCAGCTTACAGAGTTAGCCAGAAAACTGCAGCTCATTTATTTGAGGGTTATTGTGTAAATCCCTGACGGCCTCTCACCTATGGCACCTATAGCAGACACTGCTAACTCTTTTAGCTTGAGGTTATCAGTGTTGTTCAGAGCAGACAACATGGTGTCCATCAGAGTGGGCAGGTAGGGCTCAATATCAGCTCctgtttggaaaaacaaaataagactCACAGCTCGTTGTCAGTAAATGATTCTGATATGATGATTGATTGTTGTTCAGTTTAACAGTCGAGGTTTGGTTCAGTGAAACTCTTCCTCTCCAGGTAAGGAGGTGTGTGAGATCTTTTTCCAGCTTACCTAGGTTCTCCATGAAGTTCTCTAGGGCATAGAAGGCTCTGGTGACATGACCAATCTTGGCCTGGTTCAACGATGAAATGTAACCCAGCAGCAGAGGCATCAACTCTGAGCAGAACCTGCTCACCTCAGGCTGGAAACCAAAGAAGGAAAATAAGAGTAAGCAAAAGAAACCTAAACAGTTCTAAGTTAATAATTCTaatcttcatcatcattttattctgaaaaactACAAATATCCACATCAATCTGCTTTTAGTTAAGTGGTACTTTAAGGCTCCAACACTGCACAGTAACCTCTGTCCACGCCATCACACACACGTCCTGTTTGAAAAGTCTAAACTGAGCATACTGCGTCACAAATACAGTAATAATGATAAACACTTCAATACAGGCacaaataccaaagaaccacacaaacagctgctgctgtattCTGCTGGCAGGTGTGTCCTGACTCACCTGTAAATGTTCAGAGAACTGTCCGAGGGCAAAAAGGCCAGCACTGCGCACCACCTCACTGCTGTGTGAAAGACTCTGACACACTGTCTGCAGCACTGACTTTAAcatcctaacacacacacacacacacacacacacacacacacacacacacacacacacacacacacacacacacacacaatttgtagacagtcaaaagtttgacaAAATCAAACTGTGTGTATAAGCGTCTGTTtccacaaagaaaaactgaacaatTGATGAATTGAAGAGAAACTATTTTAATGTGAAGGAGACGTACTTAGTGCGTATGTGGTCTGCACAACCTTCAGCCAGCACAGCAAGACACACGAGTCCTCCCTTCCGATGATATGGATTTTCACTGGCAAGGCAGGTGTGAGTAAAGGGCATCTATCACAACCACCACAAAAACAACGTAACGATCAGAAAGCAGATTTAAGAGTCAGGGATCAGTTATTTCAAATCTACGTGACCTACTAGCTGTTGGAACAGTTTCTCTGGAGGCATGTGGAGAGCCATGGCGTCAATAATCTGAAAACAGATGATAAAACGAGTCAAACctcatttaaaaatgacttcaagTTTCTGCAAAGTAAATTTCTTTCATATAACAAAGCAGCATGTTATACATCAATATGGTTACAGACCTGAGCAGCACACTGTTTGGGATTTTCATTGTCTGTTCCATCTCCACTCTCGTCCTCCTCATCATCCGGGTCCTGCTCACCAGGAGGTGGCGCTGCAGTCAGTACAGGGAAAACGGCCTGCAGGATTGGGTTCAGGAGCTTCTGCTTCATAACTGTCTGCAAAGATGAGAAAAATATATTACTTCAAGTCAGTAAAAAGTTACTAATCAAACTTCGGCTGGTGCTGCAGATCTCAGATATTTGGAtctttaaaagctttttaataCTCCATTAATGCAAACCAGCGCCCAGTGAGGACTGGTGGAAAATGCCCTTTCACTCAACTGCAGAGTGCCACCAAGATTTGCACtacaaaacaccaaaacatCCCCTGCAAACACtcattcatttaaaacaaattctTATAAACTGTCTCTTCCTACAAAGTCCACGAGCTGATGGGGAGGTTATGGCTGATATtggcacaacttttatttttcatttgtttgctgCTGGATTATTACTTGGTGAGATTTCATGAATGCAGATTTGTGCTGCATAATAGAGTCAACCTGGAAGCTTTTGATGCAAAATCTCTGCACACCTGAATGGGTAACAGatgtgccagaaaaaaaaaaaactttataaagACAATTAAATgtaacacacccacacacacacacacacacacacacactctgtcttGCTTACTGTTGatattgttttaaattaaaacatttccatttgtttaaCCTTCTTCAGGTATATCAGCAGCATCTCTGCATTCTCAGGAGAAGCCTCGGCCGTTCAGGAGGACTGAGGAACTGCATCACCGTAACACCCAACATGAACCACTTATTCATTCACACGCCCCTGGGTTTTTTTCAGCAGAACATGTGAATCTAAGAGAAACTATAACATTATACTCATCATTCAGGCCCATGGGGGGGCAAAGTCTGTAATGCAAATATTCATAAGGCATTATTTAACACATACAGGATATTTTACAGCCAAGAGATCAGACAAGGACAGCCCGCAGGCCTGTCACGAACCAGCCAGCCATGTTTAGAGGCTGTATTAGTTTTTAACTTTCAATCACAACCAAGACAACCCTGCCAGTCATGTCCTTCAAATAATAATAGTCCCACATATATTATACAGCTCATATATAAGCCAGTTATTTAAACAGCTGGTGGATGACTCACCTTACTTTTCAACTTGATGATGAAGGCGACACAAGAGAGCGCTTTAACTCGCAGAGAGTCACTGAGGGTGGCGTCACTGCCGACctaacacaagcacacactgtTAAAATTTACTGGTAAAACTCTCGTTCGGGGCATTCGGGTAACAAACATCACCTGCCAGCTCAGCAAACTAAACAACATTTACAATATCAGACAGAATTCCCACATTCAGGTCCCACCTCCAAGAAAAAGCGGACAATGTCAGCAACATGAGGGACGATTATGGACACCTCACTCTCCATGAGCTCATTGAACACCTCCATGGCCTCACTGGCTTGGTTCTGTGAAGATACAGACAAACAGTAATTTAGCAGGTCTGGTTCATCTGCACACGAGGTCCAAAAATATCTGCTAAATGTCAGAATTTACCTCATCGGCCTTGATGAGGCATTTCAGGGCAACAATCAGACCCGGGATGATGGAACGCATCAGGTGCTGTAAGACAGCAAGATATTAGCAAGTTATGACAAAATACTTTTCTGAAGCCTTAAAGATGACAACGTTTAAATATAATTCAGGCCTTAAACAGCAGGCTGTTTAGACTTAATTAGTGATGCATCAAATGCAGTGTAAATGTCTACACACTGAAACACTCTCTCTCATGGATGTCAAAGGAAAAGCAGTTACTATGCCTCACCATCTCCTCTGTGCCAGTGAATGCTGTTATGGCTGTGAGGGTGAGGATGCCATAGTACAGTGCTGTAGGGTTGCTGTGGTCCTGCAGCACAGTCCtgagcagctgtaacagctggCAGTAGTGAGGCTTGAACGGCTCGGGATTGGACTCAATCACTTTGTTCAGCAGCAGGAGACCaacctggcaaaaaaaaaaaaaaaaaatgatgacattTCAGGGATTAAACTGTGCAATTTACAATATGAGATTTTAAGCCAAgggtgtcaaacataaggcccaGGGACCAGAACTGGCCAGTCAAAGAATTGACTCCTGTTAAGCTATCTCAGGGATTAAATGTGTAGTTAAAACTTTTACTTGTATGACCCACTTAAAATCAAAGTTGGCTGTATGTGGCCCCCCAATGTAAAAGGAATTTGACATCCCTGCTTTAAGTCATAGCTAACAAAGCTATAACCACAGGTTATGAATGGGTCCAGACATGCTCAGAAATCACTGGCAGTTCTGTTTAAGTCTTAAATCAGTAAATAAATCAGACTCATCAGAATCCCTAGCTGGTATGATCAGGGTACCTGTCTGTCATGAGGGTTGCCGCTCTTGGTGGCCTGATTGAGAAGCTGCAGCAGGGCAGGCCAACGGTCTGGCGTCTCGTGCTTAACCATTATGGCGCACAGCTGGGAGAGCGAATGCTGCACTGTGTGTCTGCGGGAATAAAAATGCATACAGGGACGACAGCTCAAGCACGTGATTACACATATATGGAGGTCTACATGTGTAGACTGAGAAACACCAAGGGCAGTACTTTGCTTACTCTGTTTCCTGCATGAAAGCCTGCAGCACCACTGCCTTCAGGCTgcataaacaaagcaaaacctCAGAGTTACAACAATTCAGCTGAGTCTGAACTATAACAGCTGGGTGttataaaagtaaaaagcaaaCCTCTCTCTGTCACTGGGTCCGATCTTCTTCCAGTGTTTCTTCACCCTGAGcctcagcatcactgcagcgGACTGCCGGATCTGTAGGGTGTAAAATGTTTACAAAGGGAACAATGGGAATTgtttgccacacacacacacaccaggggTTAAATTGATTTTACTGCTGACACGCTCATAGTACCTGAGGGTTTTGGGAGCCACTCATGACCGTACACAAGGCTGGTATAATGGCTGGGTCTTTGAAAGCCTGTTTCAGCTGAGCTGTGGCCTAAAAGGGGGACAAAAGAGACTGTCCGCGGTGGGGGCCTCCAATACAGCACACAGAAATAACAGGTCACCGAGTGACTCACAATCAAGcctgttttttatttaaggTTCCAACTAAAGAGGGTAATGTGAGAACCCAAAGGCCCTATATATCGGAACCAATGATTTAACAGATATAGCTGCCATAATGTTACCTTTGGTGTGTTAGCTAGCTTATAAGCGCTGCCTCCAGCAGCTATTTCAGAAAGTTGCCTCACAGCTGTCGAAGTAAAACTAACATCAACTTCAGCGAAGCTGTTTGTGGCGTTACCTGCTGGATAGCTGCATTGTCCGGCTGTGTCAGCTGCGAAAGGATCTGTTCGAGCTCTGCTGTCATCTCGCCGCCTCAGCGCGATCACCTCTGTGACCTCTTGTTAACGTTAACAAACCCGCACGGATTAAACGAGCTGTCTTCGACGTAGTGTGCCTGTGCGACACCTGCCAAATACGTCAACCGGGGCTCTCTCGGTGAGTTTAAAGTTAGCTACCGAGTTCGCCTTGGAAGGAAAATCACTTTTAAACAGTGGGAACCGAAAAGGAGAGACTGACAGATGCGCGCGTCTGAGTTCGGTCCGGTTCGGGCGCGCTCCAACGATCTGCACGCGGGGTAGAACCGGCCAGGAACTCCACGTGAGTTGCGTTAAAGGGACCTGCGGAGTTCAGAGTTACTCAGAGTTTGATGGAGACAAACAGCGCCCACAGCTGGAGAGGAGGccccaaaacatttttcttttacaaagctACAGTCTCTCTATGGGCCTGATCGGCTCAGTTACTCACGAGGTAATTTGAAGGTAATTTAAAACGCGATCAATTTCTAAATTTGACCCATTCCCATGAGCCAGATGTTAGACTTTGAAAATGCAGCACTGTGTGCAGAGGTGGAGGCCCATGTTGGAGTTATTTGTTTCTAAGCCTATTTCACCACAGTTTAAATCATTCAACTATAACTGAGATAAAGTGTTTAAATGCCAGACAGTCGTCTGTCTgaccatcttcatcttcatcagtaCTGCTCACAGCTCTCTCCTCCCTGGTTGGGTCTTCTCTcccactgtcatttttttcctgtgggaTAGTTTTCCCCTCTCTCCAACTTTAATGCCGTCATTTTCTGGTGAATTCTGCAGCTTTTCAGTGGTGTTCTGTTACTGGACTTCAGTTTGTCTGTAACGAATATCATgcttgaacataaggatgtccataagtgcacgtggcaccaggacaccttAGGCTGCAGGATGAACTGCATCATCAGATCATGATGATGCAgttcatcagatctgtggccatatgttctggacactctggtgaagagaggaggtgagctgtcaactgatcaccccGGTCCCCAGCAGACGAggtcttcaactcccacctccagcagaacttcgacagcatcctgagggaggctgaggacatctgaatggaccatgttcctcACTTCCATTCCAttctgcaaggtggttggtggtaatccctgaatAAGATGGTGGGCACtgaaggtgaagggagccatcgaGCTGATGAAGGAGTCTGATTGTGAAACTTTCAGataaaaagcagctttaaagcacttccacactggctgCATTTTTCCAACATGGAAGCCACATCCATGTCTTATACTGTCTGAGGTTTTTCTGTAGATCTGatctttaatttaaatattcttCTGTTGATGATGCTTCACTGAAAGAGAGGCTGTTTCTATACTGTTTTAAAGTCAGTGCATGTCTCTGCAATGACTTTCTTCAAATAAATGAGGACTCCTGCCTCTATGTGTTTTTAATTGAGTCTTTAACATGATAATCTCAGCAAAATAATCTACATGGATAAACAGCAGTACATGCCAGAggggaaaataaaatatcagtcCCCTACCTGCAAACCTCAAGTTTCTACATGGCTCCAAATCTGCTGTCAGAGACTGAACATCAAAAATCAGTTTGATTTTTGGAACCAAATGATTTTATCCTGTAGAATTAAACCAAATTATCATCTGATCCAACCAATGAGGTAACATCTCATCCTGAACTTTTATCTGTTAGAATTAAGTTGTACATGAGTTTGAAAGATgtgactgttttatttattcctgtcggtttcatttttaaaatcttggAAGAGTTCAGACTGTCAGATTACAAATGTAAAAAGTCCATATTGTAAATGTCCTCTTGCAGCCACACTTTGAGTATCACTGGTCTAAATTAACTGTTCACCTCCACCCAAAAATACAACCAGGTCAGTGTCTGTGAGATTATACTTATATTATACATCCAGAGATTAATATTTAGAAAAGTGTAAGAGTTAGTGAAGCTCATTTATATGACTGCTTTATTTTCCCTTCAAACCTGAAGAAAATCTGTTTAAATGAAATGATGAATGAGGACCAATGAAACTGCTTTGACTCAATAATAAAACGACTGGTTCAACCCCACAGCCGCAGAAGGCCTTATAAGCTGTTCTTCAGTCAGTCTCAGCACACACAGCGTCGTCCTGCTCAGCTTGAAGCCACTTTTCATCAAATCTGCTGCGAAGCTGACAGACTGGAAGACGCACATGACTTCCAAACATCCCTTCTACTACGCCTGTGGCTGCCCGCGTCCTTTCCCGGGCAGAGCCACGGGAGCTCGATGGGCTGGGGCGAAGCGGGAGACACCAACCCGAGTAACTGCTGCCAGAACCAGGCAAGAGCTGCAGTGTAACGACCCCGAGCAGCCACGGACGGACAGCTTCACTACCAGGCCACAGGCCGCCCTTacgaaaatccactatggttttaaaccatagtggattttcgtAAGGACGCACACGCTGGGGGTGATTCATTGAGGCACAGTGACTCACCGGTATGtatgcctttttgtttttcccagagTTAGCTAAACtgtgagcagctgcagcaacacCTTTGACTCAGTGTGCTGTAAGGCCATATATCAGTACTTACATCTCCCGACCTGGTGTTAAAAGCTTCAATTTCTCTTTCCAAGCTGGAAAAGGAAGTCCACTTCAGCTCCATCTTGGTTTTGAAAGACTTTCCAAACGTCccgccactttttttttcttactgttgCAAAATGGCGACACCTGGTGGTAAAGTTTAAGGATTccaccaaaataaaagccttagAGGTTAAgctgtttacttttgttttgttttatatcgATTTATGTTCTAAAGTGTCTTATACCAACACATCAGTGACCATGCTGACCCATGTGGACACTGTAGACTTGTGCTTACTTGGCCTCTGTCTCTTTATCCTCACAGCTTTGTGGAGTTGTGCCAGCAGCCTTGAAGGAAGTCTCCACCTGGCAGGCATTGCATGGGCTGAGAATGCTTTTGATGAAGAGATGAGCAACAGCAACTCTTTGCAGCTCTGTCGCAAAGGACTTTGAGTCAGTAAACTACAGAAGTAAACTGGCTATATTTTGCGAGTAAATTCTAGCACATTGCTAGTATATCATCCTGCAATTAGACCTAATCTTAGGACACCTGTGCCATACTGCTAGGTTTTAACTGTTTGAGCAGAGATGCTtgagccacgtttactttaatcTGCAGGCACCAAATCTGCTGCAAAGATGGAAGACTGGAAGACACAGATGACAGTCAGCTCTCCCATGGAGGTCTGCTTCTCACCAGGTATGTACTCAGCATTGTTGCCCAGTCAGCCAATATTAACAGAGTTGGCCAACCTCTGTGACAACTGGCAAAAATACCCTTTCAGTCTGTGTTTAAGGCCTGATGCCAGAATCCACCATTTCTCTCACAGCTGATCAGGGAGTCCACTTCCTGCCCATCTTGGTTTTGAAAAGCTTTCTGAATATCCCACCGTTTTCTTAACCTCCTCTTTTTAAAGTGGTGTCATCTGGTGACAAATTCTAAGAATGCAGCCAAACTAAAATGCAGAGGAAGTTTGTGGGAGCGTCAAACTGTTGTGTATGAAGCCCATCAATTTACCCTTTTGTGTATCATTTTCTGTTGTAAAGTCACTTATGCCAACACATCAGTAACCATGCTGACCCTGTATAGACTTGTGCTTACTTGGCCTCAGCCTTTTTACCCTCCCAGACTCGTGGAGTCCTGGCAGCAGCCCTGAAGTGAGTCTCCCCCTGGCAGACGTCATTACATGGGCTGAGAATGCTCTGGATAATGAGACAAGAGCGACTCTGACACTGCTGAAGCTGTTTCCAGCTCTGTCACAGAGGATGCAACTACAGTTCCACTCTGCATGCTCCCATCACTGCTCCAGAGAAGGCTGCAGAGGAACCCCAAAGAGAGGCCTGGGTTTTCTCAGAGAAGCAATTAAATATTCTTCTCCATCACTTCAGTCTGTAGACTCATCCCACCTGAAATGGAAGAGCTGGCAGAGCTGACAGGACTGACCTACAAACAGgtgagtgtttttattctttcaagGTTGTTACAATACAagtatattaaattaaattcatgtTCACTTTAGGCTCAGTTATGCTCATTAATTAGCTTaaaattttttctgttttcctttttatagGTGAAGACTTTCAGAACAGAAGAGCAACAATGAGGAGGAGAAACTAAGATGCCACATGTCCCTCATGTAATTGGCTCCAATTATTAAACAAAtgatctgtttctgtttcagtggttATCTGGTGAATTGATTGGATTTCATGAAATGTAGTGTCTTTAATTTGAAACAGGAGCTCTGTATTCTGGTTTTACCGACAGTCCACCTGTCTGTGATTTCAGAGAGAGGGACAGCCTCCACTCAGGGAGCACTACAACCAGCCTGGGATAGAGACCCCCCCCCATTGATGCTTCATTAAAACAggctgtttttatatatttctgtttCAAAGTTACTGATGCATTGATTAGTCTGCAATGATTTTCTTCCAATAAATGAGGATATTGGTCAAATGAAATccttcctttgtgtttttgagtCTCTAACATAATATTTGGCAGGattgttaaagttcatgaattTTTCAGAAGTCGTGAGATTTCTTTCTCAGCTTGTTTATATCGAGGACACAAAGGGAAGTGTTTGTAACTGGGGTAGAACAGCAACACCTCATCTATCAGGATCATCTAGGCAGAGGTGCATATATCCAAGCTGATGCAGGCTTGCTGTGGGATACTTGTGCAGCCCTTCCTCCTCAGTACCATGTAAAAGGATTATTTCCAAAAAGAGAAACCAACGGAGTCCAAGCACAGTGGAAAACAATAAATATCTTAATCAATATGAATACAGTCCCCATCATCTCAGTATTCATAAGCACAATCACTGTCCCATCTTTTGAAAGCACTGCATAGGATTCAGGAGAGTCCTCAGGGTGGCGTCTCTTGGTGGATGGAGTGCTTTTGCTGTGGGAGGCAGTCACCACCTGGTCAGGTTTCCCCATAACGAAACACTCGTCAATATCAGTATATTTTTCTCTCTGAAGCTGTCTGGGAATAAAACAGTGGAGACCAATAACTGAAATGTTTGGCATCAGTGGCGCGCCGCCATCTTCAGTATTGCTGAGATTCTCATCATCATGCTCGAccagtttcattttcattttccagcagTGGCGATCCTGATCAGTCACTATGATATACGTTGCTTTcctaacaaaaatattttccagCTGAGATTTCTTGTTTCTCAGTATATCACTCATTAATTAAATATATTCAATAACACAGACGTCAGTTCTGCACTGTTATTAAAAATGGATCAAAGGCTAAAATGTTAGCAGCAGAGAAGCTTTTGA from Archocentrus centrarchus isolate MPI-CPG fArcCen1 chromosome 20, fArcCen1, whole genome shotgun sequence encodes the following:
- the ipo4 gene encoding importin-4 isoform X2 → MTAELEQILSQLTQPDNAAIQQATAQLKQAFKDPAIIPALCTVMSGSQNPQIRQSAAVMLRLRVKKHWKKIGPSDRESLKAVVLQAFMQETEHTVQHSLSQLCAIMVKHETPDRWPALLQLLNQATKSGNPHDRQVGLLLLNKVIESNPEPFKPHYCQLLQLLRTVLQDHSNPTALYYGILTLTAITAFTGTEEMHLMRSIIPGLIVALKCLIKADENQASEAMEVFNELMESEVSIIVPHVADIVRFFLEVGSDATLSDSLRVKALSCVAFIIKLKSKTVMKQKLLNPILQAVFPVLTAAPPPGEQDPDDEEDESGDGTDNENPKQCAAQIIDAMALHMPPEKLFQQLMPFTHTCLASENPYHRKGGLVCLAVLAEGCADHIRTKMLKSVLQTVCQSLSHSSEVVRSAGLFALGQFSEHLQPEVSRFCSELMPLLLGYISSLNQAKIGHVTRAFYALENFMENLGADIEPYLPTLMDTMLSALNNTDNLKLKELAVSAIGAIANAAKELLVPYFSPVIESLKGFLTTTTEEMRSLQTQSLGTLSVLARTVGKDVFSPLAAECVQLGLNLTDTNDDPDLRRCTYSLYSAVSTVSPECLTPHLTAITTVMLFALKSSEGITAHLEEDKTFVLLDDDEGDEEGDQENDTEDFLEDDKETDVHDVAGFSVENAYIDEKEDACEALGEIAFNTGVAFQPFLESSFQQVYEMRDFPHEDVRRAAFGAMGQFCQAQHKVWKENPTDSNHQALSKLLDVVVTCFVEMVQTDRERHVVMDVLEAMNNVIKSCKEEVFKNPSHLTEISRTIHNVLKKKTVCQDSGGEEADDDEQQAEYDAMLQEFAGEGIPLLAASVPAQNFFPFLNDLLPLIMNKAKSSCTVAERSFSVGTIAEILQALISVSGGREVAGRLSNRLLPVLVAGAKDRDTEVRNNSVFGLGCLAQAAGPIVVSDYPMILSVFSNLLAKESDLRVIDNLCAALCRMIMGNVNAVPLEQVVPTLVAHLPLKEDQEENNTVFSCLAMLYTHSPALVVKLMKPIVAASSHVVGNKDVDKESQHVSAELLKTFAQNHSAEFHAAVTSLPADRRAVLSAAVTPS
- the ipo4 gene encoding importin-4 isoform X1, translated to MELKWTSFSSLEREIEAFNTRSGDATAQLKQAFKDPAIIPALCTVMSGSQNPQIRQSAAVMLRLRVKKHWKKIGPSDRESLKAVVLQAFMQETEHTVQHSLSQLCAIMVKHETPDRWPALLQLLNQATKSGNPHDRQVGLLLLNKVIESNPEPFKPHYCQLLQLLRTVLQDHSNPTALYYGILTLTAITAFTGTEEMHLMRSIIPGLIVALKCLIKADENQASEAMEVFNELMESEVSIIVPHVADIVRFFLEVGSDATLSDSLRVKALSCVAFIIKLKSKTVMKQKLLNPILQAVFPVLTAAPPPGEQDPDDEEDESGDGTDNENPKQCAAQIIDAMALHMPPEKLFQQLMPFTHTCLASENPYHRKGGLVCLAVLAEGCADHIRTKMLKSVLQTVCQSLSHSSEVVRSAGLFALGQFSEHLQPEVSRFCSELMPLLLGYISSLNQAKIGHVTRAFYALENFMENLGADIEPYLPTLMDTMLSALNNTDNLKLKELAVSAIGAIANAAKELLVPYFSPVIESLKGFLTTTTEEMRSLQTQSLGTLSVLARTVGKDVFSPLAAECVQLGLNLTDTNDDPDLRRCTYSLYSAVSTVSPECLTPHLTAITTVMLFALKSSEGITAHLEEDKTFVLLDDDEGDEEGDQENDTEDFLEDDKETDVHDVAGFSVENAYIDEKEDACEALGEIAFNTGVAFQPFLESSFQQVYEMRDFPHEDVRRAAFGAMGQFCQAQHKVWKENPTDSNHQALSKLLDVVVTCFVEMVQTDRERHVVMDVLEAMNNVIKSCKEEVFKNPSHLTEISRTIHNVLKKKTVCQDSGGEEADDDEQQAEYDAMLQEFAGEGIPLLAASVPAQNFFPFLNDLLPLIMNKAKSSCTVAERSFSVGTIAEILQALISVSGGREVAGRLSNRLLPVLVAGAKDRDTEVRNNSVFGLGCLAQAAGPIVVSDYPMILSVFSNLLAKESDLRVIDNLCAALCRMIMGNVNAVPLEQVVPTLVAHLPLKEDQEENNTVFSCLAMLYTHSPALVVKLMKPIVAASSHVVGNKDVDKESQHVSAELLKTFAQNHSAEFHAAVTSLPADRRAVLSAAVTPS